The DNA region GCGGCGGCCTTCCGTCTCGCCGCGACGGCCATCCTCTCCGGCCCCGTGGTTCTCGCGGCGGGGTGGGTGTTCGCCGCGCCCCGGCTCAAGCTGACCGGGGCTCTCCTCGTGACGGCCGGCCACGCCGTGGTCGCGGCGATCGCGCTCACGTCGCTCTCGAGGCTTCCGGCGTTCCTGCCGCGCGCGCTCCTCGCCATCTCGTCGGCGTCGGCGCTCGGCGGAATGGCCCTCGCCGCGCTCTACGCGGCCGGCGAGGCGCTCGAGTCCTCGCGGATCTCGATCCCGCAGATGGCGCGGTGGCACGGGGTGGCGAATGGCGTCGGCTTCGTCCTGTGCGGTCTCGCCGCGCTCGCGCTGGCGGCGCGCCACGCGGGCGGAGGAACCGCCGATGCCCGCCGGGCCGACGGCTTCGCGCCAGGAAAGGAGAGTCGATGATGTCCTACGCGCGCGCCGCCTGGTCGGCGGGAGCCGCGGGGGCCCTCCTCGGCATCGGCTCCATGGCGATCAGCGTCACCGTCCTGGGAGCGTACGGCGTGGCCCTCTTCCTCGCGGCGCCGATCGTCTGCGGCATCGTTTCCGCCGTGCTCTTCGCGAGCTTCCATGGACCGTCGCGGAGCGGACCCTTCGCGGCCGCGCTGTGCGCGATGGCGCTCGCGGGCGCGGTCCTCATCGCATTCGCCGTGGAAGGGTTCTTCTGCCTGCTCATGGCGGCGCCTCTCGTTCTTCTCGGCGTTCTCGTCGGCGCCCTCATCGGGGCGGCTCTTGGCGTGGCGTGCGATCTCGATGAGCCGCGCGGTCGAAAGCGGACCGTCGGCGGCGCGATCGCGATGCTCCCGCTCTCCCTGCTCGCGGATCACGCCGGCCTCGGCGCCGGCGTGCCGCCGGCTCCGGTCGAGACGGAGATCATCGTCGCGGCGCCTCCCGAGCTGGTGTGGCGGCGCCTCGTCGCCTTTCCTCAGATTGGGCCTCCGCACGAGTGGCTCTTCCGGGCCGGCATCGCGGCGCCGCTCGAGGCGACCCTCCCCGAGGGGAGGGTGGGCGCCGTCCGCATCTGCCGCTTCACGACGGGGGACATGCGGGAGCCGATCGAGGTCTGGGATCCGCCGAGAGCGCTCACCTACGCCGTGGCGTCACAGCCCGATCCCATGCGGGAGATGACCCTCTGGCGCGGGGCGAGGCCGCCCCATCTCGACGGCTACCTCGAGGCCACCCGCGGGCATTTCGAGCTCCAGCCACTCGCCGGAGGACGCACGAGGCTCGTGGGGCGGACCTGGTACCGGACGAACATGGTCCCCGAGAGGTACTGGCGCCTCTGGGGCGACGCCATCATCCACGCGATCCAGCGGAGGGTCCTGCGGCACGTCGCCGTCCTCGCGGAGCGGGATCGCCTTCTCGAGACAGGAGGATGACCCATGAAAGACACGACGAACCTGATCGGCATCGCCCTCACGCTCGCAATCGCCGTCGCGGTCACCGCCTACCTGCGGCGGTCTCTCGTCGCCGTGCTGACGGACCTGTGCGGCACGCGGGAGCGCGCGGAATTCTGGGCCGGCTTCTCGGCGGTCGTCCTCGTGCTGGCGCCGATGATCTTCGCGCTGTACATCAATCCCAGCCCCGACGGGGCGGTGCACTTCGCCGACATCGCCGCACTGATCCAGCGCGGCCTGATCGGGCTCGTGTCGGCGCTGGCGATCATCGGACTGACGCTCGGCCACTTCATCG from Acidobacteriota bacterium includes:
- a CDS encoding SRPBCC family protein: MMSYARAAWSAGAAGALLGIGSMAISVTVLGAYGVALFLAAPIVCGIVSAVLFASFHGPSRSGPFAAALCAMALAGAVLIAFAVEGFFCLLMAAPLVLLGVLVGALIGAALGVACDLDEPRGRKRTVGGAIAMLPLSLLADHAGLGAGVPPAPVETEIIVAAPPELVWRRLVAFPQIGPPHEWLFRAGIAAPLEATLPEGRVGAVRICRFTTGDMREPIEVWDPPRALTYAVASQPDPMREMTLWRGARPPHLDGYLEATRGHFELQPLAGGRTRLVGRTWYRTNMVPERYWRLWGDAIIHAIQRRVLRHVAVLAERDRLLETGG